A genomic segment from Bombus huntii isolate Logan2020A chromosome 13, iyBomHunt1.1, whole genome shotgun sequence encodes:
- the LOC126872414 gene encoding syntenin-1-like: MSLYPTLEDLKVDHMMKAQLQMESQHNVLPISQEQTEPSAPAHNTLSNMLYPSLGEYMGLELTEEMIAQNMPEYSRVKRNMMIRTPVTSGPLAGMVAPLSGQSLGLQRAQVTNGIRELILCKDKDGKIGMRVNNVDNGIFVCLVRQNSPAALAGLRFGDQILSINDVSVAGYTMEQVHKMLKNADINGIKVIVRDRPFERTVTMHKDRIKYIGFQFRNGKIVSLIKDSSAAKNGLLTNHQILEVNGKNVIGLKDKEVTEEIGKGGSIITLTIIPSYIFDHMIKKMNNSLLKTLMDHSTPDF; this comes from the exons ATGTCTCTGTATCCAACTCTCGAAGACTTGAAGGTGGATCATATGATGAAG GCTCAACTACAAATGGAGTCACAACACAATGTTTTACCTATATCGCAAGAACAAACTGAACCATCTGCACCTGCGCATAATACCCTTTCTAATATGTTATATCCTTCATTAGGAGAATATATGGGTTTGGAACTTACTGAAGAAATGATAGCACAAAATATGCCCGAATATTCTCGTGTTAAACGGAAT ATGATGATACGTACACCTGTAACCTCAGGTCCTTTAGCAGGTATGGTTGCACCATTATCTGGCCAGTCTTTAGGATTACAGAGAGCACAAGTTACAAATGGTATAAGAGAA TTGATATTATGCAAGGATAAAGATGGTAAAATTGGTATGAGAGTTAATAATGTAGATAATGGCATTTTCGTATGCCTAGTAAGGCAAAATTCGCCTGCTGCACTTGCTGGGTTACGATTTGGAGACCAAATTTTGAGTATCAATGATGTCTCTGTTGCTGGATATACAATGGAACAAGTTCACAAAATGCTCAAAAACGCTGACATTAATGGCATTAAAGTAATAGTAAGGGACAG ACCATTTGAACGCACAGTAACAATGCACAAGGATAGGATAAAATATATCGGATTTCAGTTCAGAAACGGAAAGatagtctctttaattaaagatTCTTCTGCTGCCAAAAATGGACTTTTAACAAATCATCAAATATTAGAAGTTAACGGAAAG AATGTTATAGGGTTAAAAGACAAAGAAGTCACGGAAGAGATTGGGAAAGGCGGGAGTATAATCACGTTGACGATTATTCCATCGTATATTTTTGACCACATGATCAAAAA aatGAACAACAGTTTGTTGAAAACACTTATGGACCATTCTACACCAGATTTTTAA